The Lujinxingia vulgaris genome segment CACCATGGTGATGACGCCGCCCGGGCGCGCGCCACTGCGGAGCTTCGAGATCTGGGAGGGCGCGCGGCGTCGCTTCTGCTCGATATGTTGCAACGCGACGATGTGGGCCAGCGCGCACGCGCGCTGCGTCTTATCGCCGAGATGGAGGTGGAGCTTGCCGTGCCGATGCTCACGCGGATGGTCGCCGATCGTGGTGAAGCCACCCGCGTCGCAGCGATCGTGGCCGCAGCTCGTCTCAGCGACGCTCGTCTCGTGGGGCCGCTGGTCGATGCGGCCGCAGATACCGATCCTACTGTGCGTCAGAGCGCGCTCTGGGCGTTGGGTTTTATGCCCTCACAGCGCGCCACGATCGACACCCTGCGTGAGGTGGTAGGGCAGGGGGGCGGACAGAGCGACGATGAACTTCTCGCGCTGGCCTCGCTGGGACGTCTGGGGGGGGCGAGGGCGCAATCGATTATCGCCGAGCGGTTGGAAGCGATCAGCGCGACGGGTTCCTCGCGTAGCTCCCGTCATGTCATGGCGGCAGCCGCACGCGTCTTTGAGGATACGAGTCCGGATGCTCTGATCGCGCTGATGCGCGACGCATCCAGCCCCCATAGTCGCGATGCGGCAGAGGTGTTGGGGGCGATCGCGTCGCCCGAGGCCATCGAGGCGTTGTGGAGCCGGTACACGGAGGGCGAACGTGCCGGCGTGGCCGCTGCTGAGGCGGGGCTTCGCGTGGCCCTGGGCGGAGCGCGAACCCAGCCCACGCTTGCGCAGCTGTGGCAGGATGAATCGCAGGCCTTTGACTGGCGACGCAACGCGTGGCGCATCTCTGATCTTCTGGTCGCGCAAACACCCTCGTTGACCCGGGGCGTTGCGCAGGCGTCGTCTACCTCCGCACAGGTGCGTGAGGGACTACTTCGGGTGTTGGGGCAAGATGTTGCCCGCTGGGAGCGTCTCGCGACGGACCTGCTGGGCGACGTCGCGCAGGAGCGCTCCGCAGCGCTGGGCACCTTTGCGCCGATGCGGCACCTGGCCGCTGACATCCGCGACGAAGGCGAACTTCCCGAGGGCAGCGCCGCCGCGCTCCTGTGGGGAGCCTACATCGACGCGATCGAGCTTGGGGCGCTGGTCGACGCTGCCGAACGCGATGTTCTGACAGACGCGCAGGCGCTGCTCGCGATGGCCGCTCTTGCGCCGAAGTCGTCTGTCGAAGGCGACGAGCGTTTCGCGCGCTGGCTCAGCCCTCATCTGCAAAGCCCGGACGCCGAGCTCCGGCTGCAAGCACTTCAGGTCGTGGCACGCCACGCCCCAGACACCGCCGAGCTGGTCGCCACGGTACGCGATCGCCTCAACGCGCAGGCCCCCGGCGAGGTGATCGCCGCCGCCCACGCGCTGGCGGCCCTGGGAGCCGTCGACGCTCTGGATACCATGCGTGAGCTTGAGGCCGGCGCCACCCCGGCGGTGCGCCGCGCGCTTCGCGAGGCTCGCTACGCGCTGGAGCGCACGGACACGCCAGGCGATGCGCCCCGTGGCTCTTGATCCTTTAGCCCCCACCTCTTACGCTTCGCACCGCTGATCCGATGATGTCGACTAGCCGTGAGCCCCGCTGTGGGGAGCGCGGCGTCTGTGGAGGTTTTGAGCATGTCCAGCGCCCGCCTATGCGCCAACTGCAAAGCTGTTGTCCCCGAAGAGCACTTCTACTGTGGTCGTTGCGGCGCCAGCTACAATGAAGACGGCCGCCAGCAGGCCAATGAGACGCTCTTCTTCGGCGCGATGCAGGCCCCCGGGCGCGCCAAGATCATCCTGATCAGCGGTCAGGGGCTGGAGGGCTTGAGCTACCACCTCAACTCCACCACCCATGTGGCCGGCCGCTCCAACGGGGTGATTCTTTTTCCCGATGATCCCTTTCTCTCCGAGAAGCACGCCAGCTTCTTTTATAAGGCCAACAAGCTCTACCTGCGCGACGAGGGCAGCCTCAACGGCACCTTCAAGCGCATCAAGGAGCCCCGGGCGCTTGCCGATGGCGAGGAGTTTCTGGTCGGGCAGCAGCGCTTTCGCCTGGAGCTGCTCGATCTCAAGAGCGAGTACCCCATGCGCGAAGACACGCTGATGTACGTCAGCCCGCCGCGGCCTTATACCTTCCGCATCGTACACGTGGTCGATGGCGGCCGCCCCGGGGCGGCCTACTGCAACGCCGAGAACTCCCTGACAATCGGCCGGGAAGGCACCGACGTGATCTTCCCCGATGACCGGCATATCTCCAAAAGTCACGCCCGCGTCAGCTGGCGAGAAGGGCAGGCCTGGCTGGAAGACCTCGGCTCCAAGAATGGCACGTACGCCCCGGTCAGCGGTGAGGCGGAGCTCGCGCATGGCGATTATGTCTTTCTGGGAAGCGAGCTGATGCGCGTGGAGATCAACGCCTGAGCGCTCCTCAATCTCTTCACGCAGAGTCGAAAAGCCCCACCCGGGTCAACGGG includes the following:
- a CDS encoding FHA domain-containing protein; its protein translation is MSSARLCANCKAVVPEEHFYCGRCGASYNEDGRQQANETLFFGAMQAPGRAKIILISGQGLEGLSYHLNSTTHVAGRSNGVILFPDDPFLSEKHASFFYKANKLYLRDEGSLNGTFKRIKEPRALADGEEFLVGQQRFRLELLDLKSEYPMREDTLMYVSPPRPYTFRIVHVVDGGRPGAAYCNAENSLTIGREGTDVIFPDDRHISKSHARVSWREGQAWLEDLGSKNGTYAPVSGEAELAHGDYVFLGSELMRVEINA